One region of Drosophila teissieri strain GT53w chromosome 2L, Prin_Dtei_1.1, whole genome shotgun sequence genomic DNA includes:
- the LOC122626756 gene encoding COP9 signalosome complex subunit 4 — protein sequence MAANYAKTIKGISTGALRNQLMGLINFTGTHKDQADKYRQLLKTVLANTGQELIDGLRLFVEAIVNEHVSLVISRQILNDVGSELSKLPDDLSKQLSHFTLEKVNPRVISFEEQVAGIRFHLANIYERNQQWRDAATVLVGIPLETGQKQYSVECKLGTYLKIARLYLEDNDSVQAELFINRASLLQAETNSEELQVLYKVCYARVLDYRRKFIEAAQRYNELSYRKIVDQGERMTALKKALICTVLASAGQQRSRMLATLFKDERCQHLPAYGILEKMYLERIIRRSELQEFEALLQDHQKAATPDGSSILDRAVFEHNLLSASKLYNNITFEELGALLDIPAAKAEKIASQMITEGRMNGHIDQISGIVHFENRELLPQWDRQIQSLCYQVNSIIEKISVAEPDWLDNLN from the exons ATGGCCGCAAACTATGCAAAAACGATCAAGGGCATCTCGACGGGGGCTCTGCGCAACCAGCTGATGGGCCTGATCAACTTCACTGGCACCCACAAAGACCAAGCGGACAAGTATCGCCAGCTGCTGAAGACTGTGCTGGCGAACACCGGCCAAGAGTTGATCGATGGGCTCCGGCTCTTTGTGGAGGCCATTGTGAACGAGCACGTCAGCCTTGTAATTTCGCGGCAGATCCTTAACGATGTGGGCAGCGAGCTGAGCAAGTTACCTGACGACCTGTCCAAGCAGCTCTCTCATTTCACTCTGGAAAAGGTCAATCCGCGCGTCATCTCCTTCGAGGAGCAAGTGGCCGGCATTCGTTTCCACCTGGCCAACATCTATGAGCGAAACCAGCAGTGGCGCGATGCGGCCACAGTGCTAGTTGGCATTCCTTTAGAGACAGGCCAGAAGCAGTACTCTGTGGAGTGCAAGTTGGGCACCTACTTAAAGATCGCTCGACTCTATCTGGAGGACAACGATTCTGTGCAGGCGGAGCTGTTCATCAACCGGGCATCGCTCCTCCAGGCCGAAACTAATTCCGAGGAGTTGCAG GTACTATACAAAGTCTGTTATGCCAGAGTCCTGGATTATAGGCGCAAGTTCATCGAGGCCGCCCAGCGATATAACGAACTCTCTTACCGCAAGATAGTCGACCAAGGCGAGAGAATGACGGCACTGAAGAAAGCGCTCATCTGTACAGTCCTTGCCTCTGCCGGGCAGCAGCGTTCCCGCATGCTGGCTACTCTTTTTAAGGACGAACGCTGTCAGCACTTGCCGGCCTACGGAATTTTGGAAAAGATGTACTTGGAGCGCATCATTCGGCGCTCCGAGCTACAGGAGTTCGAGGCACTGCTGCAGGACCACCAAAAGGCTGCCACTCCCGATGGCTCCTCGATTCTGGATCGCGCTGTTTTCGAACACAATCTGTTGTCGGCAAGTAAGCTGTACAACAATATAACTTTTGAGGAGCTAGGCGCTCTGCTGGATATACCCGCAGCTAAGGCAGAGAAGATTGCCTCCCAGATGATAACCGAAGGTCGCATGAACGGGCACATCGATCAGATCTCGGGCATTGTCCACTTCGAAAACCGAGAACTACTGCCTCAGTGGGATAGACAGATACAGTCGCTATGCTATCAAGTTAATTCCATAATAGAGAAGATAAGTGTCGCCGAGCCCGATTGGCTGGATAACCTGAACTGA
- the LOC122626107 gene encoding PX domain-containing protein kinase-like protein, with amino-acid sequence MAVFASRYERKLPIDDTQALSCEITAVQEVTGHTEYLLRVWRGASNKDYWTVLRRYNDFDQLDKSLRVSGIKLPLPRKRIFGNMRPEFIAERKQALQEYINAVLMNPILASSLPAKRFVDPESYSQSFHDHAVQNAMLCLRNDATWLLGGSMGAIGWRLRKHYFKVTTKPPEKSSNKQLVKSGSQTHQSKHFAAGSSNGSGHSIDAGTLDPGSEVIAEWLEYGPDKFIDEKEIGGIMKSLMGLQHPHIEPVLLAAHTENGCLVIRKFHKHGTLKDVLCMAANPKNPFLSKYGNPKGRTALSMKQVATYGKQILEALIFLHSKGYAYGHLHSGNIVIVDDCVKLLDIENFLLGVPAFYRPFFMQHSKIHAIETIDVYCFGHVLFEMAMGYPLQESVVRQISECPEALKCLLESILSKEACKAGLPTLEQLLGHRFFLQYASTESAGVATTAEKPYFKLSLNAKELLKQAAIKSENRLRDEQKSVKNQKRIVRVQELMSSEEEKRKSKQKAKLEHKQSKLKQQSSIQTNNGRLSLVAATAAAASSSTAVIGGLCGTDSFNRSDSTPEEPTLAGIKSPPLTPGPQLGGIYQELPSSTGAPVERQSSTPNMLSEDVEGGDGEEPTRTALLESICKFNRGSLRKVRSND; translated from the exons ATGGCCGTATTTGCGAGCAGATATGAACGAAAATTGCCAATTGACGACACCCAGGCGCTGAGCTGCGAGATAACCGCAGTCCAGGAGGTCACCGGACATACG GAGTACCTGCTGCGCGTGTGGAGGGGCGCCAGCAACAAAGACTACTGGACCGTTCTGCGCCGCTACAATGACTTTGACCAACTGGACAAGTCTCTCCGCGTCTCCGGCATcaagctgccgctgcctcgCAAACGCATCTTTGGTAACATGCGCCCGGAGTTCATAGCTGAACGGAAGCAAGCCCTACAAGAGTACATAAACGCCGTACTAATGAATCCCATATTGGCCTCCTCGCTGCCAGCCAAGCGCTTTGTGGATCCCGAGAGTTACTCGCAGTCCTTTCACG ACCATGCCGTGCAGAATGCCATGCTCTGCCTGCGCAACGACGCTACATGGTTGCTGGGTGGAAGTATGGGCGCCATAGGCTGGCGCCTTCGAAAGCACTACTTTAAGGTTACTACAAAGCCGCCTgagaaaagcagcaacaaacaactgGTTAAGAGCGGCTCACAGACGCACCAGAGCAAACATTTTGCCGCTGGGAGCAGCAATGGCAGCGGTCACTCCATCGACGCCGGAACCTTAGATCCCGGGTCAGAGGTGATAGCTGAGTGGCTGGAGTACGGACCCGACAAGTTTATCGACGAAAAAGAAATCGGGGGCATAATGAAAAGCTTAATGGGCCTGCAGCATCCGCACATCGAGCCGGTTCTCCTGGCAGCACACACCGAAAACGGTTGCCTGGTCATAAGAAA ATTTCACAAGCATGGTACTTTAAAGGATGTTTTGTGCATGGCCGCGAATCCAAAGAATCCCTTTCTTAGCAAGTACGGCAATCCCAAGGGGCGCACTGCGCTTTCAATGAAACAAGTGGCTACATATGGGAAGCAAATTCTAGAGGCTCTAATATTTTTGCACTCAAAGGGATATGCATATG gtCACCTACATTCCGGAAACATAGTGATAGTCGACGATTGTGTTAAGCTGCTGGACATCGAGAACTTTTTGCTGGGCGTACCCGCGTTCTACAGGCCATTTTTCATGCAGCACAGTAAAATCCATGCTATCGAAACCATAGATGTTTACTGTTTTGGTCATGTCCTTTTCGAAATGGCCATGGGTTATCCGCTGCAGGAGTCTGTTGTGCGCCAGATTTCCGAATGTCCCGAAGCGCTAA AATGTCTTCTGGAGAGCATTCTTTCCAAGGAAGCTTGCAAAGCTGGCCTGCCGACGCTGGAGCAATTGTTGGGTCACAGATTTTTTTTGCAATATGCTTCAACTGAGAGCGCCGGCGTCGCTACCACTGCTGAAAAGCCGTACTTTAAGCTATCATTGAATGCCAAAGAGCTGCTAAAGCAGGCGGCTATCAAGAGCGAGAACCGGCTCCGGGACGAACAAAAGTCtgtaaaaaaccaaaagcggATTGTGCGGGTCCAGGAACTGATGAGCTCTgaggaggaaaagcggaagTCTAAGCAGAAAGCA AAACTAGAGCACAAACAGTCGAAGCTAAAGCAGCAAAGTTCAATCCAAACAAACAATGGACGCTTGTCGCTTGTGGCTGCGACTGCAGCGGCAGCTTCATCCAGCACCGCGGTGATAGGTGGGTTATGTGGGACCGACTCCTTCAACCGCTCCGACAGCACTCCCGAGGAGCCCACACTGGCCGGCATCAAAT CACCACCGCTTACTCCGGGGCCCCAATTAGGCGGCATATATCAGGAATTACCGTCGTCGACTGGCGCACCGGTGGAACGGCAGTCCTCGACACCAAACATGCTGTCTGAGGATGTTGAAGGCGGCGATGGCGAAGAACCAACCCGCACCGCTCTTCTCGAGTCCATCTGCAAGTTTAACCGTGGATCGCTGCGCAAAGTGCGATCTAACGACTAG